The DNA sequence TAGTTCCTGTTTGCTCTTCTGTCATATTGGTAAGTTATTTTTGCATTCTGAAGGGTATCTCCTTTTTCAAGCCTGATATCATCTACCCAGACTGCTCCATTACCTCTAATTCTTTCTATATAAAATATCCCTTTCAGGTTGTTGACATCGTATCCTTCATCATCTATGGTAACCGTTACCTTCTTCCAATCCTGCGTTCCCGTAATCCTTTCCGACCACCTATCAGCAAGAACTCTTATGCTATCAGGATAATCAGCCCATAAAATCACTCCTATCCAGACACCATCTTCGAGACCACTTGTTTTTATCCATGCGGAAGCTTCGAATGGGTAACCATAATCTGATAAATCGAAGTGCTGAAGGAGAAATTCTACATCGGAATATGGCTCTGTAGGAGAATAGGGGGAATATAACGAGTAATTACCTTCCTTTTTGACTGAACTCGTTACCTGCCAGGAATGATACGGATTTCCAGTTCCGTGAGTATTTCCGCAGGAAAATTCTACAATATTATCCGTAGCGTCAATATACCATTTTGTTGCTCCAGCTTGCGGATAACCATTCCAGCCTGTTAAATTCCCTGTTTCAAAGCCAGGATTAGTGAGGAGATTTGTTATATTATGATTCAAACCTGTAAAGATTTCGGTTATTTCTCCTCTCTTTCCAATTTGATAAGATTCCGAGAGTCTATTTGAACCTCCGGATATTTCCGGATATGAGATTTCTTTTAAGGCATTATTGTCATAGTAGGAAAGATCCCACCTCTTCCCGGCTACGGTTGTGGATATATCTCTTCCTGCATCATCATACTGGAAGGTCTGCTCTAAATATACCTGGGACGGATTCCCGTATTTGTAGGATTTAAAGTGTGTTTTTCTTCCAGAGAGGTCGTATTGGTAAACATTGGTATATAGGGAGTATACCTTTACAGTGTCAAGATTTCCAACATCATCCCGTTTGTAGATAATATCTCCTGTTTTATCTTTTGTTCTTATTATCTCACCGACTTTGTTGTAATAGTAAACGAGAGAATCGGATGGATTGTAACTATTGTAATCCGAGAGGCTGTTGTAATACAGTTTCTTTTTGAGTCTGTCTCGTTTATCATAGAGATATTGTGTAACTTCTCCATTTCTATCCATTTTAAACAGTAAATAACAACCGCAGGGATAGTAACCGAGAGAGTCTTTCGTTCCATCGGGATAATGAGTGGAAACGAGTTTGTCTTGTTTATATTTGTAATTTATCGTTTTATTGTTCGCATTGGTAAATTTTACAAGTTTTCCATCCTGATTGTAATCGTATTTCGTTGTATAAGTCTGGGCTCCTGCATATTCCTTTACCTGTTTTAGTTTCCCAAAGGGACGGGATTTATATTCATGGGTTGTGACCGAGTTGCCCAGTGTATCAAGGGATTTTTTCTGAATCAGGTTTCCTGCTTTATCATAGATAAATTCTTCATAATCACCATTTGGATAAACAATCTTTGATAGTTTACCCATAACATCATATTGATAGCGAGTTGTGTCAATTACAAGAGGATTAACTCTTGCTTCTATCTTCTTTTCGATTTTACCAAGATTATTGTATGAGTAAATTGTAAGAATGTCATTATCTTCATCCCCATCTCTTCCAATATCTACGCCGCTCTTCAAAAGGAATGGACCATTGTCGTTATCGCTGTACTGGTAGTATGTTATAACCCCTTCTGGGTCTTCAACCCGAAGGAGATTACCAACAGCATTATAGTCGTAGTCCGTGACTATGTCCACAACCCCTTTTCCTGCAACATATCTATCATCAAGGATGATTTTATCTGTGTAATTATTTGCGTCGTAGGTATATACGGTCTTTCTTCCTTCCTCGTCAATGGTCCAATCGAGGCGGATATAGTAAGGATTATCAGGGTCTGGACGGGAATAATGATTGAGAACCGAATCTCTTCCGGGATATACGATTTTGGTTGGATAAGAAGAATATCTTGTTTTATTTCCAACTGTGTAGGCGTAATATTCGTATCGAATGGTATCACCGTCGGGTTCAACGACAAGAAGAGGATTATAATCGGAGTCATAGCTGAGATAGCGAGTTGTTTTACCTGCAACTGTTACCGAAGAACGCGTTCCAATGGGATTGTATCTGATTATCTCTAAATAGTCATAACCCGTGGTTGAAGGGGTGAAAGAGGTATCATTCGGGTCGTGAGCCCCAAGCTCTGGCAAATCTTCCCAGTGGTAAACATATACGGAGTCAACACGATGATTTCCAGAATAGAATCTCTTTATATAACTCTTTTCCAGAATTGTATCTCCGGATACTACTTCCTGATAATAAACGCCTTCAACCGGGTATTTCCCATACCAGTTATTTACTCTATAGCCTGTTAGACGATGGTTGTTGTAAGCTGTTAGGCTCGTATCATTGTCCTCGTTATACGCTCTCTGGGGAGGAATCCAGGTAACTATATCGGTTTTTAAATCCACACCAGTATCTACTCCGGGAACTAAATCTCTATTGTAATAGTATCTATCAAAAACGATTATTTCATTCCCTGGGGTGTGTTTTATTATCTGAGATAAACGGCAAAGAGTATCTATAACTCCCTGATAAAGAGAGTTAATTTTTATATATTTATATTCCATCCACTCATTTTTTCCTGAAATTTTGACTTTCTCCAGCATTGGGGAACCGCAGTAAATTTTGTAATAAAATTTTAAACTATCTCCCCATTTATCTATTACATATTTTAAAGTGTCTGCGCTATATCCAAAACGCAGAGTTGTTTCATCAAATTGTCTTACAGAATCAATTAAAGCAACCCGAGGAAAAACACTGCTTCTTGAATAAAATTCAATAGTTCCATCCGATTTTATGTATTTCCAGTGATTCGCATCTATTTCTACGAGACCGTTGTGAACTTTATAGACATTTGCAAAGACTATGGAATCACCACCGCTTTTTTTAACATAAATCACATCGCGGATCTCGTTTCCATCCCTAATCTTATAATATATATTCCCAGAATCTTCCATTATTACTAGAAACTTAACATAATTATGCATCCAGCCACCTTCCCCGAATGGAAGTAATAATTTGTGATATGTGGGTTTATCTACAAAGTAAATATTCCTTTCCCTGCTTTTATAGGTTCTAATTAAACTTACGCCATTGGAATTACCCGAAGAAAGGTCCGTTGATTCCAAATTGAAAGACCCATCCATAATATTTACAGGGTCACCTGCCTCTGAACATTCATCAGGTATCTGGTCAGCTTTAATAACTATAGTCCAAGGAGGACCGTCCAATTCTCCGGAAAATTGTCCGCACCTACCCGGATATACTTTATCAGTTACAGAAGAACTAATCGACGGAGGGATAAAAACACCTCCTTGAATATACCTAACACAGCCTGATTCTCCTACTACTCTTCCCCAAGAACGCATACCCCCTACTCCTAAGTAGCAGTAAGGATTAGGATAGGGAGCTTTAAAAACCATGGTACTTGGTGGGTCAAAACATTGCCCTCCACCTAAATAAATAACACAACAAGAGAGATGTATTACCTGACCTGGAATAGCATAAATTGTATACCCACCGTTCATATTTGTCCATCCTTGAGCCTTTAACCCAATCGCTCCCATCATCAAACAAAAGACCAAAATACTTAATTTTCTCCTGAAAAACATATTACACCTCCTAACAAAATCAAATATCAAAATTTAAAATGCAAAATGACAGCCGTCGGCGAACGGCATAAAAAATTTGTGTCATTAGTGTGATTCGTTGTTTCTATTTTTAATTCAGTTTTGAATTTTAATCTGTCATTTTGCATTTTGATGGTTGATTTTTGCGTTATCTAGTTATCTTTGATATTTTCTGCCTCAATTCTCTATTTTCTCTCCTTAAATCTCCAAGTTCCTTCTTTAATTCAGTTAATTCTTTATTTTGCTTGATTACATACAGTGTCAATTCTTCAACTTTTTCTAAAAGTTTTGCCTGTAGTTCTCCAACCGGGATACCTTCTTCTGTTACCTCCTTGGCTGTTGGAATACCAGGAAGGCTCTTTTCTTTTTTGATATGCTGTTCAAGTTTATTAAGAGGCATTAATCGGTAATTATCCGCAAAAACAAAATCAGGCCAGCCTGTTAATTTAACTTTTATTTCCTTGGTCGTAATTACTCCATTGACAGTTAGTTCCGACTGAGGATTTGTTACTCCGATACCAACTTTACCTGCATTGTAATAAATATTGTTTCCGTTCTTCAACCACTGCAATTGCCAGGTTCCAACACCACTACCATTAGAGGTTAAAACATAACCATTCATTGCACCTGTTGGTAATCTGAAACCTGTCATCTGAACTGTTCCGGCTACATCTAATTCATAACTGGGATTTGTTTTCCTTATACCAACACGACCCCATGCTTGAGAACCTGTGTGAGCGAGGATTACATGGTGCTGGTCACCTCCTCCGGTTCCTCCGTAAAGGTAAGCTTCACTGGAACTATTCAGCTTGAGAGTAGCCGGAGAATAACTTCCAGGGCTACCTTCGATAGTTAAATTCCCACCTGAAGTGATTTTATAGTTACCTGAAATTTTGAGGTTTCCATTAACTTCCAGTTTCTCTTCCGGATTCGCCGTCCCGATTCCGACTTTATCCGAGCTTGTTGTTAATCTGACAACAGTTCCATCATCAGTCCAACCACCTTGTCCATAGGCAACCCAACTAACCAACAACAACACGACAACTAAACTTAACTTTTTCATAGAACCTCCTTTCGTATAAAAATCAAATATTAAAACATTTAATTGTTTCGGGTTTCGAGTTGTGAGTTTTGGCTTGTCCATTCATTTGAACTTGCTCCCTTTTAAAAATCTCGTAACTCAAAACAGCAGTTGATATTTGTGGAGTTTGTACAATTTGTTGTTCCTTTGCTAAATCCTAAACTCGAAATCCTAAATCCTGATTCCCGATTTCCCATTTTTATTCCTTTTGCAAAGATAAATCTTTGCCCGCCAGTTGATTTTGCAAAGCCTTTTGGTTTGCCCTACATTTCTTATCTTTTTTGCAAGGCTTTTGCCTTGCCCTACGGTTAATTTTTCCATTTATAGAAAATTATATGGAAAAATAATGCAATTTTTGTCAAGGGGAAAATATTGCATTAAAATTTTTTTTTATTATATTAAAAAACAAAGATAGAAAAGGAGGTTCTTTTTATGATTTCATATAAAGAATTGGGTTTTGTGAATACTCGTGAGATGTTAAAAAAGGCTCTAGAAGGAGGTTATGCTGTTCCTGCTTATAATTTTAATAATATGGAACAACTCCAAGCAATTATTACAGCTTGTGTGGAAACTCAGTCTCCCGTGATTTTACAGGTTTCAAAAGGTGCGAGAAAATACGCAAATCAAACCCTTTTGAGATATTTAGGTGAGGGTGCTGTTATGATGATGAAAGAATTGGCAAAAGAAAAGGGGTTAAAGGAAATACCCCTCGCTTTACATCTTGACCATGGAGATTCTTATGAACTTTGTGTTTCTGTTATTGAGTCGGGTTTTTCCTCTGTAATGATAGATGGATCTTCCCTTCCTTTTGAGGAGAATGTTGCGCTTACAAAAAAGGTTGTGGATTTTGCTCATAAATATGATGTTACAGTAGAAGGAGAACTTGGAGTTTTAGCTGGTATAGAAGAAGAAGTCTCTGCAGAGAAAACCCATTATACAAAACCTGAAGAAGTTGAAGAATTTGTTGAAAGGACAGGGGTTGATTCTCTTGCAATTTCAATAGGAACTTCTCATGGCGCAAACAAATTTAAGCCTGAACAATGCACAAGGAATGAGGATGGAATATTAATTCCACCTCCTCTTCGTTTTGATATCCTTGAAGAGGTTGAAAGGAGAATTCCGGGATTTCCAATAGTTCTTCATGGTTCTTCTTCGGTTCCTGCTGAAGCTGTGAGAATTATTAATGCAAATGGTGGTGAACTTAAAGATGCAATAGGGATTCCAGAGGAGCAGATAAGAAGAGCTGTAAAATCAGCAGTTTGTAAAGTGAATATTGATTCTGATGGTAGACTTTGGATGACTGCAGCGATAAGAAAATACCTAAAGGAACATCCTGCTGAATTTGATCCAAGGAAATATTTAGGACCAGCTAGGGAAGCCTTAATAAATATGTATAAACATAAAAACGAAAATGTCTTGGGTTCAGCAGGAAAAGCTTAAGAAATTTTCTTTCTGGCAAGAGCTGCACCTTTTACCATATTTTCAAGCTTTTTAAAGGCTACTTTCCAACTTCTTGTTCTAAGGCCGCAGTCAGGATTTACATAAATTTGCTCGGGGTCTAATATTTTAGCGGCTTTTAAAATTCTATCTCTTATTAGTTCTGGAGGTTCTATTTTATCGGAATGAACATCGAGAACCCCAAGGCCAATCTCTTTATTATCAGAATATTTCTTCATCAGTTTGAGAAAATCATAGTTTTCACTCTGGGCGAATTCAAAGGCGTATTGAGAGCAATTTTTTACTTTCAGAATTTCGGGATAAAGAATAGAATAGTCGCTAAAACATATATGGAGAATGAATTTACATTTTTTAATCCCCTCTATTGAGTTATTTAAACTTTCTACGAATATTCCTATCTCTTCAGGTTCGGTAGTGGCGGCAGGTTCATCTATTTGGATAATTGTAGCCCCTGCTTTAAATAGAGCGAGAATATTTGGCCGAATTACATTCTTTGCAAGATTTACGGCAAGCTCATAATTTGCTTTATGGAGTGCCTTTTTTCTATTTTTTTCTTTTTTAATCCATTTTTTTAGATAATATTCATTAAAAGACCAGTTAGTAAATGTGTAGGCTCCTGTTATTGGAATTTTAACTGGTTTTTTTGTGAGAGTTTTAACATAGTTAAATTCTTCAAGATGATAAGGGAATTTCAGTTTTGGCTTTCCAATACATGCTGCTTTTTTGTAATATTTGTTGTCAAAACTTCTAACTTCTCCGTAAAACTTAAAACCTTCAATCTTAGAGATTGGTTCTTGATACATTTCAGTTCTTTGTTGTTCTCCATCATATATAATGTCAAGACCAATCCTTTCAAAACATCTTACCACAAGAAGACTGGAGAATTTTTTTAATTCTTCTTTGTCTTTTTCTTCCAAAATTTCTTTATTTATTAGAAATTCTAATTCTTCTTTTCTTTCAATTTGAGAAAACTTAATCCAGTGCTGAAGTTCTTCATAATCCTCTTCTTTAAGAGGCAGATTTCTCATTTTTTTTATAAGCCAGTTAGGTCTTGCAATACTACCAATTTCTTGAGTAAGGAATTTCATAATCTCTCCTTAAGAGAAAGCCTCTGCAATTCTTCTTAATACCTCAAGTTTACTAATCGCTATCTCATAGGGTAAGAATTCTAAACTCATATTTGGACATATAAAAAATTTTTCTATCTTAAATTTTGAGATAACTTTTTCTACAAATTTTTTTGTTTGAAGTTCTTCTTCAATAAGAGAGATTTGAGCATCAATACACCCTATTCCTATTCTTTTTTCCATTCTTAAGTTGAGATTTTCAATAGAAGTAGATAAAAAATCTATAATAATAGAGTTTACAGGTAAGAAAAGCAATTCTTGAAGGTGAGAAAAATCTCCCCACGGAATGTGGAGGGTAGTTTCTATTTTAAGGTTTTTCGTTAAGAGGGTATAGCATTCCTTCCATAAGGGATCGAATTTTAAAAAGGCAATTGAAGGTTCTGAAAATTGGATGCAACTTACTCCCTTTTTTTCGAGATATTCAGAAACATCTCTAATGACTTCTGTAATCATAAATAAAGTGTCTTTTTTGTAAAAGTCTTCACTCAAATAAAAAAAACTGATGGGTCCTGGGATAATAACTTTTCTTCTTTCTGGGATTAGAAATCCATAAAAGAAATTTTCTATCTCCTCAGGATTAAATTTAATTTTTCCTTTTATTAAAGGTTTTCTATAAAACGTATTTGTTCTGAAAAACCTTGTTAACGCTCCACATTCAATTCCATTTGCTTTTACAAAAGGTCTTAAAAGATCCTGCCATAGGAGATTGCCATCAGTTATATATTCAAAGTCTTTTTGATAATCAATAAGTTTTCTCACATCTTTTTCTCTAATCTGTTCAAGTTCTTCTTTATCCAACCTTCCTCTATCATAGTCTCTTGTTGCTTTAATAAGCTCTGGTGAACGGGGGAAAAATCCTGTAAGTTCGGCTATAAGCATTTGTTTCCTCTATAAGTCTAATAAATTTTTTAAGAGTTCAATTTTCTTCTTTGGAAGCATTAAACACACTCCATTTGTAATTTCTTTTAAATTTCTTATAATTTCCTTTGCTATTTTTATTCCTTCTTTATCCGCTCTTTTTCTAATTTCCATTGGGATACTTATTCCTGGAACTTCATTATGGAGATATTCTGCTTGTGTAGAGTTTAAAAGGGGCATAACCCCTGCAAATATTGGAATGGATAATTTTTTTACTTCTTCTGCAAGAGGAATAAATTTTTCTAAATCAAATACAGGTTGTGTAATAAAAAATTCTGCACCGAGTTCTATTTTTGAATTCATTCTTGAAATTTCTATGTTATTTAATTCTACGCCTAAGGCTGCCCCAACCCATAAATTCGTTGGAGATTCAAGAGGATTCCCAAATATATCTTTTCCTGAGTTTAAGGTTTTAATAATTCGAATGAGTTCTTTTGATGTTAATTCCTGGGGAGAAGATAAAATAGGAATTTCTATAGTTGGAGTATCTCCTGTTAATGCTAAAATATTTTCTATTCCAAGAGCGGAAATAGATAGACACTCAGATTGTAATCCAAGAATGCTTTTGTCTCGGGTTGTTTTATGTAGAATGACCTCAAGGGATGTTTCTTCTTTTATTCTATGGGCTAAAGCGAGTGGGTCCATTCTAACTTTTCCCATTGGACTATCCGAAATAGAAACAGCTGTAATTCCTATTCTTTCTAATTCTTTGGCGATTTTTATCTCTTCGTCTAAGATTGTCCCTCTTGGGGGTTCTAATTCTACAATTAAAATAAATTCCCTTTTTGTTTTTTCTTTAAGAGTTGTTGTTACAACCTTTGGTTTATAGACCTCTTTTGTTTGAAGCCTCCCATTAAAGGAAATTTTTTTTCTAACAACTTTTTCTCCTTTTAGGTTTTCAGCAAGCATTTTTATGTGTTGGGGTGTTGTCCCACAACACCCACCAATTATTGATACTCCAATAGAGATTAACTTCTTAGCGTAATGGAGGAAATATTCTGGATTGTATGGATAAATGAATTTTCTATCTATAAATCTTGGTAGTCCTGCATTTGGCATTGCGGATAACCATTTTGGTTCGACGAGTAGAAATTTCTTTGTGGAAGAAAAACTTTCTTGAGGACCAGAGCCACAATTTACACCCATAATTTCTACATCTTCTTTTTTAAGAAAGTTAGCAATATCTTCTGGATCAAAACCTTTTAAAGTTCTCCCTTCATTTGAAAAGGAAAAGGAAACGATGAAAGGAGAATTTTCTTTCCTTACCGCATTTATGGCTGCTTTAGCCTCTTCTATATCTGACATTGTTTCTATGATTATTAAGTCAACCCCTCCTTCGAGAAGAGAAGTAATTTGTTCGGAGAAAATCTCTTCGATTTGAGAAAAAGGAACTTCTTCTTTTCCGTTGAGCAATCTTGTTATTGGTCCAACAGAACCAGCCACAAAGGCTCCTTTTCCTGCCTCTTTTGCAATTTTTGCTCCTTTATAATTAATTTCTTTAGTCTTTTTTCCAAGACCATAATAGAGGTCTAAAACTAAGCGATTTGCTCCAAAGGTGTTGGTTTCAATGATTTCTGCTCCAGCTTCGCGGAAAGCTCGATGAACCTCTTGAACGATATTAGGCTCAGAGATGTTAAGTTCTTCGAAACATCTACCTTTTGGAATACCAAGAGAATAAAGAGAGGTTCCCATTGCTCCATCAGCTATAATAACTTTTTCCTCTTCTAAAGTTTCTAAAAAATTCAATTTTTCTCCTTTGGTTTTCCAATAATATTAAATCTTATTGAGCTGTCAATAGGAGATTCTAAATTAAGTTTACTTCATAAGAAGAAGAATTTCTTCAAGGATTGAGATAGTTGCAATTTTATCAAGAGGTTCATTTTCATTTCCGCATTTAGGCGAAAAGATGCAAGATGGGCATCCATTTTCACATGGACAATTTCTTACAAGCTCATAGGTCATTTTTACTATTTCTCTAATTAAATCAAAAGCTTTTTCTACTAAGCCTATCCCACCTTCAAAACCATCATAAATGAAAATTGTGGGTTGGATTGTGTCAGGATGGAAAGGAGTAGAAACGCCTCCAATGTCCCATCTGTCACACATAACATAAAATGGAATTACCCCGATCATTGCATGTTCAGCCCCATGAAGACCTCCCATAAAGCACTCTAAAACATTCTCCGAATTCTTTTTTATTTTTTTATCTTCTTTTCTTTTTTTCCATATTTTCTCTTGAATTTCAGGAAGAGAGAACCAAAGACTTAATGTTTTAAATTCAAGAGGTGGTAAGTCAAGCTCTTCTTTTCCTATTACCTTATCGTATTTCATTATTTTATATTCAGTGTATTGCTCTTTCACATTTACTCTTCCTAAACATACAGAAAAGCTCCCAATTTCCTTTTTCTTGATTTCTTCTAATATTTTTATTTCTACATTTTTTAATGCTTCTGTATGATAATCGACCTCTTTTTTCTCTACCTGGACTATACCTTTCTCTAAATCTAATTTTTCAACAATGTAAGTTTCTCCTTGGTGAAGGAAAACAGCTCCTTTATGAGCTTCTCTAAAGGCTTGTAATCTATCCATTGTTTCAATTACTTTTCCGTTAGAGATAACTTTAAAAATTGAAGAAGAAATATTATCAAGGCTAACACCTAAAGTAGCTCTTGTTTTGCCTATATAAACCCATCCATTTTTTGTTTTTTCTACTAGGCCTTCTTTTCTCAGAGCTTCTAAAAATTCTCTGGTTTTTTTGCCAAAATAGAGTTCATCTTCTGGCAGTTTAATAGGTAATTCTGAGGCAGCACAGAGAAGATGTCCAGAAACTATGTATGGATTTGATAAATCAATTATTGCATTTTCGTGAGATTTCTCAAAGAAAATTTTTGGGTGTTTCATAAAATATTGATCCAAAGGATTCTGGAAGGCAATAAGAACTGCAATTGAGTCCCTATTTCCTCTTCCTGCTCTACCTATTTGTTGCCAAGTTGAGATGATTGTTCCTGGATAACCTGATATAATTACACTATCTAAAGAACCAATGTCTATTCCTAATTCTAACGCGTTTGTTGAAGTAATACCTTTTAATATGCCATTTTTTAAATTATTCTCTATCTCCCTTCTTTCAGAAGGAAGATAACCGGCTCTATAGGAAGTTATTTTACTGATCAAGTTGGGTTCTTTTTCCTTTAATTCCTCTTTTGCCCATAAAATGATTAGTTCAGCCATTTTTCTTGAGGAGGTAAAACAAAGGGTCTGAAGATTGTTTTTTACAAAAAGTAATAATAAATCTTTTGCTTCTTGATGGGTAGAGAACTCTCCAGCTCCATCATAATAAGGATTATAAAAAATAAAATATTTTTTCCCTTTTGGGGAGCCATCTTTATTTATGAGAGTAAATTCAAGACCTACTAATTTATTGGCAAATTCAAGAGGATTGGCAATTGTAGCTGTAGAGATTACAAATTGAGGATTTGAGCCATAGAAATTACAAATTCTTTTTAACCTTCTTATTAAAAAGGCAACATTTGATCCAAAAACACCTCTATATCGGTGAGCTTCATCCAGGACAATAAATTTTAAGTTACTAAGGAAATTTTCCCACTTGTAATGCCAGGGTAAAGTTTGGTGGAATTCGTAGGGATTGCTTATTATTATTCTTGAACTTTCTCTAATTTTTCCTCTCTTACTAGAAGGAGTGTCTCCATCGTATATTGCAGGGTTTACCGATATTCCGGAGAGATTTTCAAACTCTTTTATCACTTTAAGTTGG is a window from the candidate division WOR-3 bacterium genome containing:
- a CDS encoding class II fructose-bisphosphate aldolase produces the protein MISYKELGFVNTREMLKKALEGGYAVPAYNFNNMEQLQAIITACVETQSPVILQVSKGARKYANQTLLRYLGEGAVMMMKELAKEKGLKEIPLALHLDHGDSYELCVSVIESGFSSVMIDGSSLPFEENVALTKKVVDFAHKYDVTVEGELGVLAGIEEEVSAEKTHYTKPEEVEEFVERTGVDSLAISIGTSHGANKFKPEQCTRNEDGILIPPPLRFDILEEVERRIPGFPIVLHGSSSVPAEAVRIINANGGELKDAIGIPEEQIRRAVKSAVCKVNIDSDGRLWMTAAIRKYLKEHPAEFDPRKYLGPAREALINMYKHKNENVLGSAGKA
- a CDS encoding bifunctional homocysteine S-methyltransferase/methylenetetrahydrofolate reductase, with the translated sequence MNFLETLEEEKVIIADGAMGTSLYSLGIPKGRCFEELNISEPNIVQEVHRAFREAGAEIIETNTFGANRLVLDLYYGLGKKTKEINYKGAKIAKEAGKGAFVAGSVGPITRLLNGKEEVPFSQIEEIFSEQITSLLEGGVDLIIIETMSDIEEAKAAINAVRKENSPFIVSFSFSNEGRTLKGFDPEDIANFLKKEDVEIMGVNCGSGPQESFSSTKKFLLVEPKWLSAMPNAGLPRFIDRKFIYPYNPEYFLHYAKKLISIGVSIIGGCCGTTPQHIKMLAENLKGEKVVRKKISFNGRLQTKEVYKPKVVTTTLKEKTKREFILIVELEPPRGTILDEEIKIAKELERIGITAVSISDSPMGKVRMDPLALAHRIKEETSLEVILHKTTRDKSILGLQSECLSISALGIENILALTGDTPTIEIPILSSPQELTSKELIRIIKTLNSGKDIFGNPLESPTNLWVGAALGVELNNIEISRMNSKIELGAEFFITQPVFDLEKFIPLAEEVKKLSIPIFAGVMPLLNSTQAEYLHNEVPGISIPMEIRKRADKEGIKIAKEIIRNLKEITNGVCLMLPKKKIELLKNLLDL
- a CDS encoding DEAD/DEAH box helicase → MENFIEKVLKFLKENPRYKKRIEHIEILPQKNPIFGEVKKAFSTKINNYLNKKKIKLYNHQCEAIEALIEGENVIITTSTSSGKTLSFTIPIFEKLNQDKNATALYLYPTKALANDQLKVIKEFENLSGISVNPAIYDGDTPSSKRGKIRESSRIIISNPYEFHQTLPWHYKWENFLSNLKFIVLDEAHRYRGVFGSNVAFLIRRLKRICNFYGSNPQFVISTATIANPLEFANKLVGLEFTLINKDGSPKGKKYFIFYNPYYDGAGEFSTHQEAKDLLLLFVKNNLQTLCFTSSRKMAELIILWAKEELKEKEPNLISKITSYRAGYLPSERREIENNLKNGILKGITSTNALELGIDIGSLDSVIISGYPGTIISTWQQIGRAGRGNRDSIAVLIAFQNPLDQYFMKHPKIFFEKSHENAIIDLSNPYIVSGHLLCAASELPIKLPEDELYFGKKTREFLEALRKEGLVEKTKNGWVYIGKTRATLGVSLDNISSSIFKVISNGKVIETMDRLQAFREAHKGAVFLHQGETYIVEKLDLEKGIVQVEKKEVDYHTEALKNVEIKILEEIKKKEIGSFSVCLGRVNVKEQYTEYKIMKYDKVIGKEELDLPPLEFKTLSLWFSLPEIQEKIWKKRKEDKKIKKNSENVLECFMGGLHGAEHAMIGVIPFYVMCDRWDIGGVSTPFHPDTIQPTIFIYDGFEGGIGLVEKAFDLIREIVKMTYELVRNCPCENGCPSCIFSPKCGNENEPLDKIATISILEEILLLMK